One Falco peregrinus isolate bFalPer1 chromosome 10, bFalPer1.pri, whole genome shotgun sequence genomic window, TGACAGTCCACCAACTTACAATAGTGATTATAGTTACAAAAGCTGGGAAGCTTATTCCAATCTTTCCTATTACACAAGAAGCCTTCCACCAGTAGAACTTGACTGCCCAACACCAATGGGTGTTAAAGGTAAGGAATAAATGAGATGTGTAATGTTTGCTTCTAGGAATGTCTACTTATCCTCTTAGAAAATACTGTGAGACCTGCTTgtctatacttttttttttttagtgtagtTGACTTTAAGAATAGCCAAGTTTTGGATACACTGTAAGACCTAAAAGATAACTATTGTGGTTCTCACTATTGAGTTACATGCTAGAAAAGGAATTCAGAAGTTcctaacaaaattaaaaaagtgaGATAGAAAAGCAGATAATAGCCCTTTATTTGTATGCTACTGACCTTCAATAATATATTGAAAGTCTTAAGCCTTTTTGTTGGCAACAAAACTAAGTATTGAAAACTATGTTTATGCTTGAATATCTCACTGCTTTCTCTTGCAGGTAAGAAAGAGCTTCCAGATTCGAAAGTGATTGTGGAGAAGTTTTTGCTAAGGAAAAAATTTATTCCTGACCCACAAGGCACAAATGTGATGTTCACATTCTTTGCCCAACACTTCACTCATCAGTTCTTTAAGACGGACCACAAGAAAGGACCTGGCTTCACCAAAGCTCTCGGCCATGGGGTATGATCATACCTTTAACTTGAACACAGCACTTACATTCTAGCTGCTCAGTAGCTTCTAAGAACTATCTTGCAGGTTGTGAGGGTACACAAATACCAGTACATGTTTTGGTGCACACAAAAATTTGTCACAAACCAGTGGGCTTACCCCTTCTGCAACTTCTCCTGAGGAAAAATTCCAGCTCTTGATAGCATCTCTTCCTGGGTCAGAACTGCTTGTGCAAAGCATGTGGTGCAGTTTAAAATATCTGCACAGTGATCTCTATGacttctttattattattcccAAGAACCTGCTCTCACCTGAAGCATGTTTGATTTGGTGAGTGTCCAGAACTTCTCTGGACTCTTTCTATCAGTTGCAAGGAGTGGCATCCAGCTCTGCAAAATATCTTGTGTGCTGCTAGTCAAAGAGACTTAGTTTAACAAGAGTTTTGAAAGCAGACTTTGATTTAGGATCTTCACCTAAAAGACAGGCAGCCTTTGGACAAAGAGTTGTTCAATACAAATGTAGTATGTAGGTCTAAAACAAAGCTATAAAATacgtatgtgtgtatatacaaaGAGCTGTCTGCATAATAGAAAGCTGCTGACACTTTAAACAGAGTCCTTGTAAATTGACTGGCAATTCAACAAATTGCTGTTATGTGGAGATGGCTCCAGTTGCCAGGAAATAGTTTGGCTTCACATTAAATATTGTGCATGATATTATAAGGTAACAATAGTATATTTAAAAGGTAAACATCTAAGGGGTGAACTCCTATTGGCATCCATAGAAGTGGGATGTATCCTTAAATAGCAAAAGATGTGGGTTGGCTTCATGttacaaatgcttttgttttatagGTTGACTTGAATCATATTTACGGAGAGACTCTGGAGAGACAACTTAAACTGAGACTTCTAAAAGATGGAAAGCTAAAATACCAGGTATGTCTTATCTCAAAATTCCTGCTGCCTTATTGGATGACATGCACTTCCTAAACTAGCGTTCTGTGCATGGTGTAGTCGATCTAAAATGTAAGCCTAAAGTTGGCACTAACAGAGTCAAGACAGCTTAACTCATAAACATCATAGCTTAAGACTctctctttgttctttcttcctccctggcAGATGATTGATGGAGAAATGTATCCACCAACAGTGAAGGACACTCAGGCAGAGATGATCTACCCTCCTCACGTACCTGAACACTTGCAGTTTTCTGTCGGGCAGGAGGTGTTTGGTTTGGTCCCGGGCTTGATGATGTATGCTACAATATGGCTGAGGGAACACAACCGGGTCTGTGACATCCTGAAACAGGAGCATCCAGAGTGGGATGATGAGCAGCTGTTCCAAACTACTAGACTCATACTGATAGGTGAGTGTCACATCTACATGCAACTCTAACCTTCTTGAGTGACACTTCTAGCCGTTATCTGCTGCAGTTGGTGTAGTTAAGATGGAAATCTATTAAATGGGTGTGTGAGGGCATACATCTGAGCCTCTGTGACCTGTCACTGGGATTGTATTGGATACAGCTTCCTCCCAGCAATGTTAAAGACAGAACTGAATAAAACTGAGCTAAGTGATGCTTAATTCCCTtatcaaagggaaaaagaactgggaaaaagcAGGAAGTTAAGGTTCCTTCTCAGAGAAGGCATGTGAGGCTAGGTGACCTCAGACTGTCAGAtcttgtggggttttgtttgtggtggttggtttttgggttgtttttttttttctcccctgggGTTGGGTTGGTTCAGGTATGCTTCAAAAGAAAGGCTGTGATTAAATCTGAAGTTAAGGAAGTTATGTAAAATGTAATTCTGCATACTTCTGTTTAATTCAGTGGTATTTCATCTTATATAAACGACAATGTACACTAAGCTTGGAAAGATCTTGTCCAAACTGACTGAAACAGTAAACCCAGACAACTGTATTAAGCAGCTCAGAAGCTGAGAGGTACTTTCACATATCAACTTTCTTCATTATCCCATACCTCTCGCCTAGAAAGTGATGTGTAACTGAACATGATGTAGATACTGATGTGTGCTGTTCTGTGGAACGTACAAAGAAGTCTGTCTTGTGGAGGGGGCAGGGAAGCAGGCTACAGAAAACACTTTGGCTGTGGTAGAGAAAACTCTTGGGATCTCAAGTACTGTTCCACCCCTTAGTCACATAAAATGTATGAATTACTTTCTAGACACTATTACAGAACAATTGAAGTGTTTATCCTGATCactctagtattttttttagaacagttcagaaatggtattttctcTCAGAGCAGGATAACCACCTAAAGCTTTTCAGGGAAGCACTGCAAACattcttttctgtgttattgACCAACAGGAGAAACAATCAAGATTGTTATTGAGGACTATGTGCAGCACTTGAGTGGCTACCACTTCAAACTCAAGTTTGATCCTGAACTGCTGTTCAACCAGCGATTTCAATACCAGAACCGAATTGCAGCCGAATTCAATACTCTCTACCACTGGCACCCGCTTCTGCCTGACACTTTCCAGATACATGACCAGGAATACACTTTCCAGCAGTTCCTCTACAACAACTCTATAATGCTGGAACATGGCCTTTCCCATATGGTGAAGTCTTTCTCCAAGCAAAGTGCTGGCAGGGTAGGTACTTTCTCAAGCTCCCAGTGAACCAACAGACATATACTTCCAACTTTCTCCTGACTTACTAGGAGATCTTACTACTTTTAATCTTTATTAATAGGTTGCTGGTGGGAGAAATGTTCCTGCTGCAGTACAGAAAGTAGCAAAGGCTTCAATTGACCAAAGCAGACAAATGAGATACCAGAGCTTGAATGAGTACAGGAAACACTTCATGCTGAAACCGTTCAAATCATTTGAAGAACTTACAGGTAACAGTTTTCATCCTTCCTGACAAACAAGGGCCCTTCTATTAAATGGCTAACAGTCCTGCAGTGCTATTACTGGACTTGAAAAGGACAGTCTCGCAATGAAAATAGGGTTTTTCCACTTACCGCTTTTATTCATCAATAATTataggagaaaaagaaatggcagcTGAACTGGAAGAGCTTTATGGAGACATTGATGCTATGGAGCTGTACCCAGGTCTTCTCGTAGAAAAGCCACGACCAGGTGCCATCTTCGGTGAAACAATGGTGGAGATCGGAGCACCATTCTCTCTGAAAGGACTGATGGGAAATGCTATCTGCTCCCCTGAGTACTGGAAACCTAGCACCTTCGGTGGGAAAGTGGGCTTCGAAATAATCAATACTGCCTCCTTACAGAAGCTCATCTGCAACAACGTGAAAGGCTGCCCTTTCACTGCTTTCCACATCTTAAATCCTGAACCCACAGAGGCAACTATTAATGTTAGTACCTCAAAAAGAGCAATGGAAGATATCAACCCCACACTACTACTGAAAGAGCGCTCTACTGAGTTGTAAAAATccacttatttatttaactATATAACTTATTCTATTTATGGCTTAAAagtgtttaaaaccaaaaaaccacagaaacttGATTATCTTCATTGTGGGGGTTGTCCTAGATTCCTTACTTAGGTAAGGCTTCCACTTACAAAAGgggttttctgtgtttgagCTCTACAGTAGTGAATCCCTTGTTTAAAGTCTTCTGTAACAGAACTATGTATTCCAAAGTGGACAAAGGttccaactttttttaaaatgttgttttaataCTTGACAAAGGGTGTTGGTGGTGCGTTTCgggggggttttttgtcttttcacttGATAGATCACTTAACACTACAAAAGCAAACTATTGCCTCGGCAACTTTCTTAAACTTGAAAAATGGGCCATTGAACTAAAAGTACAGGAAAAATTTGACTTAATGAAAACTACTAGAAAAGGTTATGAATTCGGTATGAGCACTCCAAGACTAATGAAAATACCTATACTTGAGACTCACCTATTTATGTAAAGTCAGAGAATGCATTGCACTTACAGTTTATACTACCTCTCCTTCATTGCAAATAAGGCACTTTGTATAGTAACttatatgtttgtttttatgtgTAAATCTGCTTTCATGTGGCATTAtacctttttaatttaattatttaaagaaaatggaactTCTCTTGGATCCTACTTGTTTTTGAAGCGTATGTCACAAGTATTATTTGTGTACAAGGGTGATAATAAGGTACTGAGCTTAGAAATAACTGATTCTCAGGCTGCAATACAAGGCTGTTTTATATTTTGATACAGATGTTTTATTGTGCAAGTTTGGGGAGGTCTTAAACTTAGTCCGAAGTACTGGTATTCTTTTCATAGCTGTAGTTCTCTGGTCTACTtgataatgtaattttaatctTATTTAATGGACAGTTTAGCTTTAGTTAAAGATGTGGCTGTTGTATACATGCTTTGGGTACACAAAGCTAGATTATTGGGGAATAATGAAAACTGGGAAGCAGTGTAAATGCACGGCAGAGACATTAATACAGAAGACCAGGACTTGAAGCTAGTTTATGTCTGTGCACACAAGCCATACTCATGACTTAGTTCTATTTATTGGGGGGAGGAGGGATAATCGGGACAATGTTTTGCTTATAACTTATAAACAGAGGCATTTTAAGTGGCTTCAGCTTAATTAAAACTGGCTAGCTAGCACAAAATCTCCTAGATGTAATTGTTCTGGTCAGCACTAAAATATCTATTCTCATGTGGACACATAAGAAGTTGCACGGGATCTTGTACCAGCACTTCAGACTTGCATATAAgggtatctttttttaatttctagagAGGAAATATAGAAGATGATCTTCCCATAAAAACAGCTGGGGAACTataggtaaaaagaaaaagtcacttCAGACTGGAATAGAGCAGCAACCTGGTATTCTGTGCCCCTGCCCAAAATTGCTTGACTACTTGTGGAAAAGGACTTGAGTTTTATGTTTCATCTGACTCTCAAACACTTGTAAAGGCTATGGCAGTAGTATAGTTTGACTGtgacttctgtttctgttgatTTGTTTAGAGACAATGATTACCGTATACTGTGTAAGTTTGTAATTGTTAGTGAAGAGCTGAATCAAGATCTCCTGTCGCAGTCAGTACCAGTGAATGATTTGAGGTGGTCTTTGGTATGAGTGCTTCGGGAGAAATAAgggcatttgttttcttttttgctgtttgaagcacgcagaagggaaaaaacttCACTAACCTCGCATTAAAAGGTGGATGGTACTGTATGTGCTAATAAGTGAACCCTGCTTGGGCACTTGTCAAACATGTGACTGTCATTCAGACCCATCTTTGGAACACACTTCTTCAGAGCACCCTTCTACCGTGAACAAGGAAAAGTGTTTGGCTTTCAGTCAAAGGGAGACAAGTCTAGACAGGTCTCTATTTTGGGGTAGGAAAAGAGGAATTCCTCAGACCGTGTCATTTGAGTTATATTACAAGCTGCCTCGTAAATGAATCATGTTCACTGCATTTTGTACTCTGCAGCCACATTTCGACAGTCACTTATCTGTGACCCAGcctgctgggtttggctgggttcAAGTTGCTCATGATAAGTATGTATGAgactatttatttaaaattctgtgaattgtttttcactttatttttgtaggacaagaatgtttttaaaatgcaattgtttatataaataatttgaaaacattaCCTGTATGGGCTCATTTGCTTGTGATTTTGTTCAGCAATATTTAGTATGAAACTATTCTTTTTATCTCATTTCTCCATTTAATCTCAAGTGGGAATTCCAAGGGATTACTAACAGCATTAAATTCTCTCATCTCTCAAACCCAAGGTGCCTGTATGGTTAttcctgccacccccccccttccttGTTCACCAGTGAAAAGGGTTTTCACCACGACGTGCCTAGGGCAGCCAGCTGGTAGCCGCTCCAGTACAGAGGCCAGCAGTGCTCTAGAGGGGCGAGTGCGGTACTGGAGTGCTGCAGCCCCGCGTTGGGGTAACCACGGGCCCTTCACCTCTGTTCAGAGTGCTGACTGTCCCAAGCCAGAGCAGGCCATAGGCCTTTCCCTTCAAGCTTGCCGTGCTCCAGAAGGGGAAGCTGCTCTGGGGTGTGGGCAACCACTGGGGAAGGTCTTTGCACTTGAGCATGTTTTCAGCAGTGGTGGCTTGTCCCTGTTGTCAGACAGCGAACTGAAGCTGTTGCAGCCACTTCTTCATTGCCTGCCTTCTCTCTACACAAAGGTCCTGCTTTGTTACCGTTGCCACCGTTAGCGGCTAACCTTCTGCAAAGTAACAAGCTGGAAAGATGGGCAGTGGGGCTAGGACAAGAGCAGTGGTGTGCTTAATAAAAAGAGACAGGGCTTGCATGAAATGGTGCAACATGTTCCTTTCCTATGAAGAGCACCTCTGAGGACACCGACACCTGTCTCTTCCCTACAATTTTCATCTCTGATAAGCAGTGAGGGGAAGCTATAAAGGAGACAACCAAGGGGATCACATACCTAGTACTGCCTCAGTCACCTTCTACCACCTCCACCCAGCCACCAACTAAATGTCACGTCAAGCACACTTCTGTGCTCAGACCCCCACTACCATGCCACTGTTGACCGTCTCCAGTACCCCCCCATCCCAATATTGGTGCCCCATCCTCTCACAGCCTCTTCCTAGTGACCAACCCCGTAGCCACAGTCCTTCACCCAGAGTCACTTTCCTTCCAACCACCCAAAATCCTCCTTGGCCCAAGGCTCATGCTAGTGACCCACAGCTCTGTATTCCCAATGACCCTCCAGCCCTGGGAATATGACagtcctcctgcctctgctctaTAGCTCCTTTCCATCTCCACCAGTGTGCAGCTTCCTTGTGTTTCTATGGTACCCAGGCACCTAAACACCTCCAGCAACTCTCCTCAAAACTCAGTCCTCGTCACATGAGTGACCATCTTTAGCCCCAAGAACACAACACCCAAAGGACCCTCCCAAGAGCATCACTCCCATCCCTGTCCTGGCCGCAGGCGGAGACTGTGAGTGAACAGAGGCATGTGAAGACCACATATGAgcaatgtgggtttttttctttaataaccAGTCAACTCATTTGCTCTGCAGGTTAATTCATTTTGACATGTTTCTGCTTTGAGGGGAAGTTGAACAAGTGAAGACGAGGCCAGTCGCTTCGGTGGGAGGAGGATGGGCTCGGCCACTGCCACCAAGGGGGCAAGGCACTGCACGGCAAGCGTGGCAGTCAGAAAGCAGCAGCGAGGTCAGCCACAGAGAAGGTGTTTCAGGTGGCTGCTGCCCGAATTAGGGAAGGGCCAGTCCAGATGGGTTTGGTGCACAATGGATGAGATAGCTCGATCTTTGGAGGagctcctccttccctctgagCAGGGGCATGTCCTGATGATACAAAACGCAAGAATAGTCCCCAGAGGAAACCTGCCCTGCAAAATACTTGTTCTCCAGCCTGAATCAAGGGAAGTGTTTCACCCAAGGCAATGTGGTAAAGGAGGGGGGCTCAGCATTGAAGTCATACCCTTGGAGGGAAGTCCATCAAGGAGCACGAGAGCTCCGTGCTTTGGGAGCAGGTCACCATACACCCTCACCTTTACCAAGGGCTTTTGCTGTACGTCATTTGCTCGCTTGCCCACTGCGTAAGAGGCCTTTACAGGCACTGAGTCGGAGCCCCGTGGGCATCTGACCAGGTTTATTACTCCTGATACACTCGCTGGAGGCGTGCTGACCTTTATGCTGCAGCGCTAACGCTCCCAAGGCAGCTGCTTTACCCGGGTTTCAGGAGACATTTCTACCACAAGCAGCTtctgctttggaagaaaattcCCCTTCAGCTTTCGGCAGCAATCCAGAAAAGCCAACAGGTAGTTTGACCAAGCTGCAGGAAGGgtagggaggagagagggaaccCAGGTAGAGGGGAGCGGACGCATCGCTTGTTCTTTGCCTGTTCACTGCTACTGAAATAGGTGAACAGCTCTGGGAAAACCTATTGCAAAGATGTGCTGTTTCCTTTGGAAGACCAGAAAGGTGAAAACCTGCAAGTTATAAGAATATATTATataacatatatttatataagaCAGCAAGGAGCAGGCTGTAGTTATATACTCTAAATATGGAAAAGGAGATGAATGGAGTGATCCtaacctttttgctttttagcgtgaaaagcagcacacaagGCAGAAATACAGCAGCATCGCAAAGAAACATCATACGGAGAAAACTCTCCTTGGAAAGAGCTGAGTGCTCCTCGTCCTTTAATCTGGACTTTGTTTGCAAATAACATTAGCTGAGAGGCAACATGATTGGTTTcaagttgaattttttttttcctctgatatttttaaaatttcctctatttttaaaaattagtataAAATCTCCTGTGACTCCTGTGTTTACTTACTCTAAGCTCAGACATTTTTATTAGTAGTGGCAAGAGACTGATCATAACAGCACAAACCCCCAACCACTACATTCCTCCTCTGCCATTCAGGAGCGAGACAAACAAGAAAGTAGATGTCAAGAAagtaagaaggaaagaaatagcacaagaaattcagaaaattttctttctgggaTTACCTTGGCTGAAAATCCTGAAACTGCACTGAAAATCTCAGCATTCCCTTTCTGCCACACTAAAGCCTGAGAAACCAGAGAGTCAGAGGTGGCCTGGGCAAGTTAGGAGCTGAGCACCATCAGTAGAGAGAGGATATTAAAGGTGGTGAGATCTCACTAGCTTACCATCAGGAGAGGGCAGGGTACAAAGCGCTCAAGGTTTGACTCATGCTGGTTGCTTGTCCTCAGTTCTGGGAAAGCCAAGCCATTTTATCCAGCAGGTATTAGCCATCAGATCGAAAGCAAAACATGGAAACCCCAGATCTGAGGGAAGGAGGCAAGTAATCTTCAAGGCATCTACTTTCAAGCCAATGCACTACAGAGTTGCTCATACTCATCAGCCAAGGATCTAGCCCATTGCAGGACACGTCTACAGAAGGTTGAAAATACATTGCATCTTCTAACCAAATGTAatcctacctttttttttttttttctttttttctgtttattagtAGTTGTTACCAGAAGGCACtgggaaaatacaaaatgccACATAACTAGGAGCATCCTGCTTGCGCCTCATCTTTACTTATTATAGTAGCAAAGTAGCAGTTCATGCTTCTGTCTGAgggcaaaactgaaaatactgacaAAAAGTAAAGGAGGATCCTGTGGGAAATACATTCTTGCTctgcactttattttttcacagtAACCAGGTGTAGCTCATTACTTTAGGCTTACACAGTAGTGGATATAGGCGTGTGCAAGCATCCTTGTTCAAACCTGCCCTGCTGACAGGTAATTTTAACACCTATTCATTTTCTGCAAAAGGACTGCATTTGTGGTAGACTTCTATGGGAGCACACAAAACTTTTTAAACACGCACACACTGAAATGAGCAAAAGAGTGAAAGCAATGCCCATCACACCGAGTACCGTGGAGCAGCCAGGTGGCGGCTGGAGAAGTCATGTTCCCTAAATGGCATGTTGTCTCCCCTTGCTTTTCCCTATACCATGAAGATCtcccaaagaaaatattttcataaacgTTCCTCAAGGAAACATTGTGCAAATCATGTCGGCTTTAGCGTAACGCCATAGCATGTGGCTGCTAATAAGggtatttctgaatttaagCTGGCAGGTCTTCAGAGATGGGAGATGAGACCCAGACCCTGAGAAGCAACACAGCTTTGGTATAAAAATCCACCTCTGCGAGACTGCAAATGCATCAATCATTCAGTATAATTTTAAGCCTCAGAAAGCTTGAGTGAACTGTGACAAAGCAACAAAACGTGGCTAAAAGCTGTGATGCTGACTGGCACCTTCAAACCTTTCCCTGAGAACTAACACAACCTGACATCCTTTCAGTTGTGGCTTTCAAGCCTGTTGCCTAGACAATATTAATTAATCCTGCCTAACAAATAATGGCAGAGTTGCTAAGTAGCATTCATAggtaataattaaaacaaaactgcgTTGAGCTTGCTCAGCTGTGAAATACTAGTTCTTACATAAGGCTGGGATGTTACATGAGATGATCCAATCCCATCTTAGAGAAGCTGTTAGAAAGGGTATGTCGAATGAAGTAGGGAAGTAGAGACCATTCCAAATAAACCAGGGCTGAGATTTTTATGGCGCAGAGAAtttcagtgaaagcagaaaaaaaaatgcatttctaaattAGACATGGACTAAATTTTCTCAGTGTCCAAGAAACTGATAGAATTTCAGACAAATTCAGGATTTCTGGCCCTGCAACAATGAAACCAGCtctttttcactgtttgctAGGTGAAATGTTTCACAGTTTGTCATCATAACAGACCCAGTCTTAACGGCGAACAACCATTTCCCAACCCGACCATGAAATGCAAAATCCTTCTACAGATCAAGCAGTATATATACAATCATCCCCAAAGTGAGCTGGCATTACTGTAGAGCAAATAAGCTTGGATATTCTCCAGAATCTTCATTCTGGATCAGCTATGCTTTTCATTCGTTATAAAAGCTCTCCCACTCAGTAGGCAGAGACGGATAAAACACTGTACTGAAGTTCCCACACGTTCTTCCTCagcctgaagaaagaaaaagcacgCTTGCCTCATTTTGAGGAAAATTTAAGGATCATATGAACACCCCCCACGAAGACGAAGTTAGCGCCTCctgtaacaacaaaacaagcatTTAACAAGAAGTGAGACTTTGAAAAGTGACCCTGCTTATAGCAGAGCCCAGGGGTTTAGTTTCTGCAGCTCTCTGGCACTTCTGAAAGCATCTCTGGAGGTCTTCTGTTTGGTGTTGAAGGCCAGGGCTCCCCCAGAGTGCCAGCAAGTGCAGGTGCCAGATGTATAAAggtttttcagtttaaaatatcaCTTTAAATAAGATACGAAAAAAATAAGATCAGGCAGTGATTTACTGGTAAGCCAAGATCAACAGCATTTCACagactaatttttaaaagcaaatgcagaaataaaaccttttctcATAGGAAGGCTTTGTGAAGAGAGAATCAAAATCCCCAAGCTTCCTCATTTTTTAGGAAGTTGATTTCCTCTTCAACTTCCCCAGTCACCCTTTGTTACAAATATTTCTCATAACCCCCTTTAAACTTTCTTGCAAATAGGTGAACGTTTACCACCGCCTTcttaaatatttgcttattCAATAGTAAGGTCTACAATGACTTCAGCTATCACATCAAATTTGACATGGCTGAAGTTGCACGTTATTTGAATAACATTGTTCTGATGCAAACATCATTTGCAAAGCTTATGCCCTTTCCTAGGAACAAGGGGCAGCTATTTTAGTGGTAGTTCCCACTCCATCTTCAGTGGGATGGAATGGAAAGACAGGTACAAAGCCATTTTCCTATGTAATATGTTAGGGAACTGCAAAGTCTGCAGGCATCATTCAACATAAAACAGCACCTTGGGACGCTTAATATTATGAAGCGATTTgaaaaaattcttctgtaaCTGCATATCGAATTTAGAACTGAGTTCTGAAAAAACTGAAGAGCTTAACTGTATGTCCTGACTTTGCAAAAATGGACAGGGAAGCTCACTGGAAAAGGTTCCCATGAGATTTCTGTCACTTCTGCTTTTACTCATAGTGAGATTATACAAGAGCAGTCTCTaatacaggatttttatttttattcttttttcttcttcacttaCATACCAGGAACCAGAAGACAGACTAAGGAACCATTTGCATCAGCACTTTCATAATGGTTGGTCTAAAAAATTAGATTGAGAGAAGGATGTACTCTCCCCATCACATTAAAGCTGCTTGCTCATTCTCAAGAACTATAAAATTTACTGGGGGAACtggaagtcagaaaaaaatgtcaattttaTTGAGTGActaataaaatttttatttatttgcctcTAGCTCCATTTTCACAGGAAGGTCCTTCCTTTAGAAAATAAGTTACATTACTTATGATTCAGCACATGAATAGGTAAGCGACATGGGAGAATATGAATAAGAATCCTTATTAATAAATGGCCATAAATGCACCCACTTGAACAAAGCTTTGACAGAGCAATTTGTCATCAGATTTTAGGCTAGTCTAGATCTGCATGACTTGCACAAAGCCAGCCCCACCTTCCAGTTCACAGCCACGCTCAATTCTCCTCGAATTGGGTCAAGTCATCCTTACCCCACTATTGAAGTTTAATCAAAAAAGAATTTAGTGACCACATGCTTTCAGTTCCTTAACAAAATCCCCTCTTCGTTTCCCTGCTGCGCTCCCCATTTCTCGTAACTGTCAGGGCACAGACTTTAAGATGATAAGAAGTGCATTTAAACTAAATGTttaaatgcactttaaaaactaaactaaaCGATTTgcataaaactaattttttccgaacattttgctttttagtttattttattcAGCTGTTCTTTACCAATCCAAACCTAGCTAAAAGCTTACATTTCCTGCTTTTAGCTGCAGTCTGTAACAGTGCCAGGTTTTGTTCCTCTCTACTGGGAGGAGATGATCTACAGAAATTTGACAGTCAGGAAAGGACTCAAGCCAAGGTCAAACATAGTTTTTTATTCAGTACTGTTGCACTGATACAAGCTTactgcttgatgcaagcaatGCAAAAATTTGGATTTGCAGGGATTCAGACTTTGGGCTTGCTAGCTCAATCTGCAAATCCCACAGCCCAGTGCAGAAGACCTTGGTACCAGTTGGGCAGAGGGACCACGGTGGGTTTCCTACAAcagcagtgaagcagaaaaatgaagatcatctcttttttttactgcaaagtATCGTTCCTGAGTAATAGAAAGCT contains:
- the PTGS2 gene encoding prostaglandin G/H synthase 2, with product MLLPCALVAALLATGHAANPCCSNPCQNRGVCMTTGLDQYECDCTRTGYYGENCTTPEFFTWLRLTLKPLPNTVHYILTHFKGAWNIINDIPFLRDAIMRYVLTSRSHLIDSPPTYNSDYSYKSWEAYSNLSYYTRSLPPVELDCPTPMGVKGKKELPDSKVIVEKFLLRKKFIPDPQGTNVMFTFFAQHFTHQFFKTDHKKGPGFTKALGHGVDLNHIYGETLERQLKLRLLKDGKLKYQMIDGEMYPPTVKDTQAEMIYPPHVPEHLQFSVGQEVFGLVPGLMMYATIWLREHNRVCDILKQEHPEWDDEQLFQTTRLILIGETIKIVIEDYVQHLSGYHFKLKFDPELLFNQRFQYQNRIAAEFNTLYHWHPLLPDTFQIHDQEYTFQQFLYNNSIMLEHGLSHMVKSFSKQSAGRVAGGRNVPAAVQKVAKASIDQSRQMRYQSLNEYRKHFMLKPFKSFEELTGEKEMAAELEELYGDIDAMELYPGLLVEKPRPGAIFGETMVEIGAPFSLKGLMGNAICSPEYWKPSTFGGKVGFEIINTASLQKLICNNVKGCPFTAFHILNPEPTEATINVSTSKRAMEDINPTLLLKERSTEL